The proteins below come from a single Mercenaria mercenaria strain notata chromosome 3, MADL_Memer_1, whole genome shotgun sequence genomic window:
- the LOC123525061 gene encoding uncharacterized protein LOC123525061 encodes MKQLIFQTGCQPFYGGGDAAAINSTGSSSLLAKVLQGCAQNDSTIPVYIDIIETEQGTNEEADSGAVMYIVAVLVFYSAGIVTMIIKYLRREKRELEEERILEDFFRSMPAYKKEREQNNVNRVAIHAFHALTSFSYDDGDDDIVSTDEEDVRVNRAETIHEVENEHYTCNSNVSFTNELKEDGSPKDPPIGTNTEAYNTFCKQSGNSFEEQETIL; translated from the coding sequence ATGAAGCAGTTGATTTTCCAAACGGGTTGTCAGCCCTTTTATGGCGGGGGCGACGCAGCCGCGATTAACAGTACCGGTTCATCTTCACTACTTGCAAAAGTATTACAAGGTTGTGCTCAAAATGACTCAACAATACCAGTGTACATAGACATTATTGAAACAGAACAAGGAACGAACGAAGAAGCGGATTCAGGAGCTGTAATGTATATAGTTGCCGTGTTAGTGTTCTACTCCGCGGGAATCGTAACTATGATCATAAAATATCTACGAAGGGAAAAGAGAGAGCTTGAAGAAGAAAGAATTCTCGAAGACTTCTTTCGAAGTATGCCTGCTTATAAGAAAGAGCGGGAACAGAATAACGTGAATCGTGTTGCTATACATGCGTTCCATGCTCTGACGTCATTCTCGTACGATGACGGTGATGATGATATAGTCAGCACAGATGAGGAAGATGTGCGTGTGAATCGTGCAGAAacaattcatgaagttgaaaatGAACATTACACATGTAATTCTAATGTGTCATTCACAAATGAATTAAAGGAAGATGGATCACCGAAAGATCCGCCTATTGGAACGAACACAGAAGCTTATAATACCTTTTGTAAACAATCTGGGAATTCATTTGAAGAACAAGAAACTATTCTCTGA